The Choristoneura fumiferana chromosome 10, NRCan_CFum_1, whole genome shotgun sequence genome has a segment encoding these proteins:
- the LOC141431953 gene encoding nose resistant to fluoxetine protein 6-like isoform X6 has product MGNIKCQQLMCDILFKYFVILSVTKFVSSWPKAGSPSRVFDYELHRNVLDPVRCQQQLRDMRTSEFSDASFQVPQGILTSSSVGLGNFHQCLSIKQHVKGKTIEGKFCMISTNIKETKTMSWLTGTSWLLETGVKSIIDGVKQRTDKLIHFNAVSISLALCIPKACSVDDVLAPILNNKKGHFNYDTEFCRLRGDKPLVAADYIAIAVFLLIGILTLMSTTYDIWQRFLRKKDPVNSNELLRCFSVYTNTHRLLTFSATSGAIDCIDGIRSISILWIILGHTVIASINKYTMNLFDFFVIFDQRTNMWLISGELAVDTYLVLSGLLLVYTSKSIKKIKQMQLLKNIHVFYLQRLLRMFPLLGCVVLLQASVFHHISDGANWHYMAENVLFCRRYWWTALLPVLNIVNPTQQCLSHLWYLSMDVQLHVISPLVLFWVLGSSRSAWNGLIVGLTTSLTAATVYCFLNDFTSEYDNHVYYHTNTMTRAPPFVIGMIFGYILHINRGRKLRIPFRGRRHCIV; this is encoded by the exons ATGGGCAATATAAAATGCCAACAGCTAATGTgtgatatattatttaaatattttgtaatattaagtGTTACTAAATTTGTAAGTTCGTGGCCTAAAGCCGGAAGCCCTAGCAGAGTGTTTGACTATGAATTACATCGGAATGTACTGGATCCGGTGCGCTGCCAACAGCAGCTGAGGGATATGAGGACTTCGGAAT TTTCCGATGCAAGCTTCCAAGTACCGCAGGGTATATTGACAAGCAGCTCGGTCGGCCTGGGCAACTTCCACCAGTGTCTATCAATCAAACAACACGTCAAAGGGAAAACTATAGAAGGCAAATTCTGCATGATTAGCACTAATATCAAAGAAACCAAGACGATGTCCTGGCTCACCGGGACATCCTGGCTACTTGAAACTGGGGTTAAGAGTATCATTGATGGTGTAAAACAGAG GACAGACAAACTTATACATTTTAACGCAGTATCCATTTCGCTGGCATTGTGTATTCCCAAAGCGTGTTCAGTGGATGACGTTTTGGCCccaattttaaacaataaaaaaggcCATTTTAACTATGACACAGAATTTTGCAGACTGCGCGGAGACAAGCCGTTGGTTGCGGCTGATTACATCGCCAT cgctGTATTTTTACTTATTGGGATCCTGACATTAATGAGTACCACCTATGATATTTGGCAAAGATTCCTGAGGAAAAAAG ATCCTGTGAATTCTAACGAGTTACTTCGGTGTTTTTCGGTATACACGAACACACATCGTCTCTTGACATTCAGCGCCACCTCAGGTGCCATCGACTGCATCGATGGTATCAGGTCTATCTCCATACTTTGGATCATCCTCGGCCATACCGTCATTGCTAGCATTAACAAATACACCATGAACCTGTTTGATTTCTTTGTG ATTTTCGACCAACGAACAAACATGTGGCTTATATCTGGTGAACTTGCAGTAGACACATATTTAGTATTGAGTGGCTTACTGCTAGTTTATACCTCTAAGAGTATCAAGAAAATCAAACAAA TGCAACTGTTGAAAAATATTCACGTTTTCTACCTCCAACGACTCCTGCGCATGTTTCCGCTGCTCGGGTGCGTGGTGCTGCTGCAGGCATCTGTCTTTCACCACATCTCTGACGGCGCTAACTGGCATTACATGGCCgaaaatgtactattttgtcgtcGATATTGGTGGACAGCACTGCTCCCTGTTCTAAATATAGTCAACCCTACACAACAG TGTTTGTCGCACTTATGGTACCTGTCAATGGACGTTCAGCTGCACGTTATTTCACCGTTGGTGCTTTTCTGGGTGCTGGGCAGCTCCAGATCTGCGTGGAATGGACTCATAGTTGGACTTACAACATCGCTGACTGCAGCTACCGTTTATTGCTTTTTAAACGATTTCACATCGGA GTATGATAACCATGTGTATTACCACACAAATACGATGACGAGAGCTCCGCCGTTTGTTATTGGAATGATTTTTGGATATATTCTCCACATTAATCGAGGAAGAAAACTTAGGATACCCTTT CGTGGGCGacgtcattgtattgtatag